A genomic region of Rhizobium indicum contains the following coding sequences:
- a CDS encoding WecB/TagA/CpsF family glycosyltransferase → MRKQSADGSQDSVLNQTSSLECINVLGVRISAVNLKSATGFIQKAIEDGRKEYVCVRDAHGVVRCQDDPELRSIHNRAFLVTPDGMPLVWALKRAGHAESDRVYGPDLMLSVFDAGSSKGLRHFLYGATAETLEQLQARLLAKFPQARIVGSYAPPFRKLSTREETEIADQLNRSGADIIWVGLSSPKQELWMAHMRDRLEASMLIGVGAAFDFHAGLKRQAPRFIQRSGFEWAFRLLCEPRRLWRRYAVVVPTFISLTAFQRLGLRKFPIEDAVFGSSAPKAAAVKV, encoded by the coding sequence ATGAGAAAGCAATCAGCAGACGGAAGCCAAGATTCAGTTCTCAATCAAACGAGTTCTTTGGAATGTATTAATGTCCTTGGTGTTCGCATTTCGGCAGTTAATCTCAAAAGCGCGACTGGATTTATTCAAAAAGCGATCGAAGACGGCAGGAAGGAATATGTGTGCGTTCGCGACGCGCACGGTGTGGTCCGGTGTCAAGATGATCCCGAGCTCCGGTCGATACATAACCGGGCTTTCCTCGTAACACCCGATGGCATGCCGTTGGTATGGGCATTGAAGCGTGCCGGTCATGCTGAAAGCGATAGGGTCTATGGACCTGACCTGATGTTATCCGTTTTCGATGCCGGCAGCTCCAAGGGCTTGCGCCACTTCCTTTATGGCGCAACGGCCGAAACGCTCGAACAGCTGCAGGCGCGCCTTCTCGCAAAATTTCCGCAAGCACGGATCGTCGGCTCCTATGCGCCACCTTTTCGCAAACTGTCGACGCGGGAGGAAACGGAGATTGCTGACCAGCTCAATCGATCGGGCGCCGATATCATCTGGGTCGGGCTGAGCAGTCCCAAGCAGGAACTCTGGATGGCGCACATGCGCGATCGTCTGGAAGCATCGATGCTCATCGGTGTCGGAGCCGCATTCGATTTCCACGCCGGCCTCAAGCGGCAGGCTCCAAGGTTCATTCAAAGAAGCGGCTTCGAATGGGCGTTTCGTCTTTTATGCGAGCCGCGACGGCTGTGGCGGCGCTATGCGGTCGTCGTGCCGACCTTCATCTCACTGACGGCATTCCAGAGACTGGGGCTTCGGAAGTTTCCGATCGAAGACGCGGTTTTTGGATCAAGCGCGCCAAAAGCAGCAGCTGTAAAGGTGTAA
- a CDS encoding choice-of-anchor Q domain-containing protein yields the protein MTTYYVATTGSNGGNGSTSSPFRTIGDAMASNLKPGDEVVVKAGTYNEAINIDKDGSAAADITLRSEVPGGALIRPPAGSWNAISVNANYVTIDGFDIGGAKGDGIEANNVHHISVLNNKVHGSGESGIQFNWSDFIRIEGNETYNNASTGWFSGISIYQNRNITGDTSTDGYRTIVRDNISHDNVTKSGAHTDGNGIIIDDFQSTQTSGHPNYTFKTLVDNNLVYENGGKGIQVTWSDSVTVKNNTAYHNNQDPANSGTWRGELSNSASSNNTWVNNIAVADPSLNKNNTAIDNTSTDSYKNTNVVWANNITYNGTAGQASVKTDGGNAMPSAANGNKLGIDPKFAGAASDNFHLGSGSSAIDSGTSKYGVGSLDLDGHARVVGTVDMGAYESGSSSTPGTPTTPTNPGTPTTPTQPGTPTTPTKVFTGTNGNDILPHTGQSNGGNETFKGLGGSDVLKGGAGADVLDGGSGNDTASYAGSGAVSVNLATKAASGGQAAGDKIASVENLTGSSYNDVLTGGNGGSNVLNGGAGADKLSGGAGGDVLNGGADNDTAGYAGSGGVNVNLATGAATGGHAAGDKFVSIENLTGSSYNDVLTGNSGSNILDGGAGADKLNGGLGNDKLFGKAGADILTGGGGGDTFVFNVKPDNISVDHIRDFSSAAGDKLMLDHSIFAALSLSQFSDENFVLGTKALEADDKLIYDQKSGILSYDADGSAAGAAVHVADLDNSAALHFKDFLLV from the coding sequence ATGACAACATACTACGTAGCAACGACTGGCAGCAACGGTGGTAACGGCAGTACCTCCTCTCCTTTCCGCACGATCGGCGACGCGATGGCGTCGAACCTTAAGCCCGGCGACGAGGTCGTGGTGAAGGCGGGGACCTACAACGAGGCTATTAACATCGACAAAGACGGCTCGGCGGCAGCCGACATCACACTGCGCTCGGAAGTGCCTGGCGGGGCGCTGATCCGGCCGCCCGCGGGCTCGTGGAACGCGATCAGTGTCAACGCCAACTACGTGACAATCGACGGCTTTGACATCGGCGGCGCCAAAGGCGACGGCATCGAAGCGAACAATGTCCACCACATCTCAGTTCTCAACAACAAGGTCCACGGCAGCGGGGAGTCGGGCATTCAGTTCAACTGGTCGGACTTCATTCGCATCGAAGGGAACGAGACCTACAATAACGCGTCGACGGGCTGGTTCTCGGGCATCTCGATCTACCAGAACCGGAACATCACCGGCGATACCTCGACCGACGGCTACCGGACGATCGTTCGGGACAACATCTCGCACGACAACGTCACGAAGTCGGGTGCGCACACCGACGGCAACGGCATCATCATCGACGATTTCCAGAGCACGCAGACGAGCGGTCATCCGAACTACACGTTCAAGACCCTGGTCGACAATAACCTCGTCTACGAGAACGGCGGCAAAGGCATCCAGGTTACCTGGAGCGACTCCGTCACGGTGAAAAACAACACCGCATACCACAACAATCAGGACCCGGCGAACAGCGGCACCTGGCGCGGCGAGCTCAGCAATTCGGCGTCGAGCAACAACACCTGGGTCAACAACATCGCCGTGGCGGACCCATCGCTGAACAAGAACAACACCGCGATCGATAACACGTCGACCGACAGCTACAAGAACACTAACGTCGTCTGGGCCAACAACATCACCTACAACGGCACGGCCGGTCAGGCATCGGTCAAGACCGACGGCGGCAACGCGATGCCAAGCGCGGCGAACGGCAACAAGCTCGGCATCGACCCGAAGTTCGCGGGGGCAGCGAGCGACAACTTCCACCTCGGCTCCGGCTCGTCGGCGATCGACAGCGGAACCAGCAAGTACGGCGTCGGCTCGCTCGATCTGGACGGCCACGCTCGCGTCGTTGGAACTGTCGACATGGGTGCCTACGAATCTGGCTCCAGCTCGACACCGGGAACGCCAACTACGCCGACGAACCCAGGAACGCCAACCACGCCGACGCAACCGGGAACGCCAACCACACCGACGAAGGTATTCACCGGCACCAACGGCAACGACATCCTGCCACACACCGGTCAGTCCAACGGCGGCAACGAAACCTTCAAGGGTCTCGGCGGCAGTGACGTGTTGAAGGGCGGCGCCGGCGCGGACGTGCTCGACGGCGGCAGCGGCAACGACACGGCCAGCTATGCGGGCTCCGGCGCGGTCAGCGTCAATTTGGCGACCAAGGCCGCATCGGGCGGGCAGGCCGCCGGTGACAAGATCGCCAGCGTCGAAAACTTGACTGGCTCCAGCTACAACGACGTGCTGACCGGCGGCAATGGCGGCAGCAACGTTCTCAATGGCGGGGCTGGCGCGGACAAGCTCAGCGGCGGCGCCGGCGGGGACGTCCTCAATGGTGGTGCCGACAACGACACGGCCGGCTATGCGGGCTCCGGCGGGGTCAACGTCAACTTGGCGACTGGGGCGGCAACGGGCGGCCATGCCGCCGGTGACAAGTTCGTCAGCATCGAAAACTTGACTGGCTCCAGCTACAACGACGTGCTGACCGGAAATAGCGGCAGCAACATTCTCGATGGCGGGGCCGGCGCGGACAAGCTGAACGGCGGACTCGGCAACGACAAGCTGTTCGGAAAAGCCGGCGCAGACATTCTGACCGGCGGCGGCGGCGGCGATACCTTCGTCTTCAATGTGAAGCCCGACAATATCAGCGTCGACCACATCCGGGATTTTTCCTCCGCGGCGGGCGACAAGCTGATGCTCGATCATTCGATTTTCGCCGCGCTCAGCCTATCCCAATTTTCGGACGAGAATTTCGTTCTGGGAACAAAAGCGCTGGAGGCTGATGACAAGCTGATCTACGATCAGAAGAGCGGCATTCTATCCTATGACGCGGATGGAAGCGCAGCGGGCGCGGCCGTCCATGTCGCGGATCTCGATAATTCCGCAGCACTTCACTTCAAAGATTTCCTGCTTGTCTAA
- a CDS encoding right-handed parallel beta-helix repeat-containing protein, with amino-acid sequence MRQRFAPILSILLAMLFPQPGKLASVSPDADAPDRLRTAVREATCAEASPATFSDKLKGTSLSNILTGAPAARAVFYVSPDGKDTWSGHLPKANSRRTDGPFASIERARDAARQKGGQNTIAMGNGDYYLAEPIVFDARDAGLIIAARCNEAPVLHGGPIVRNWTAQADGRWKASLKLPAGRDVGDLFVSGARQMQARFPNAPLDGDPRKGWLFAAKCTQDDDEWHGNTRFCFHAGDLPISKNAAGLVAHIVGGFHPGSQWGSDTLPVVSIDTANRAINTQGTSYFFTAEGSRYFLTGAAALLDAPGEWWYDRTKGQLDYIPADGLPTSSTAVAGILPTLFRLDGADGMVVSGLQFRDGDPRGSGKFGTDTRSFGAIRLDHSDGVRLLGNSIDNVGVGIHVSESKDVLIAGNVIGDVAGNGIYVGTTYGSFGKSDGAIILSNHIHDIGRVYFETAGIWFQATDSIRIAHNLVENTAQFGIAGGSLWGAQDAVHDAVIEHNEIRNANQQTADGGAIKLMGEQADLLNSSIRYNLVTGTGQLMNRADGTFWPPGYENINEWPTPISWAIYTDGKASGVRIEGNTLSDNISAIGINGGWSNLVTGNVITHGSGAAFRVDDGTGRGWRPSWARPNRIESNIVSIDGSNGLAAYVYAPDHGPGYVQFANNRYAGNLNDKSFRIHPGIMPSGEFGSLQDLQKAGADTESVVARPE; translated from the coding sequence ATGAGGCAGCGCTTCGCACCGATCTTGAGCATTTTGCTTGCGATGCTCTTTCCGCAGCCGGGCAAGCTGGCCTCGGTGAGCCCGGACGCAGATGCGCCCGACAGGCTGCGGACGGCGGTCAGGGAGGCAACCTGCGCGGAAGCCTCGCCGGCGACCTTTTCGGACAAGCTGAAGGGGACTTCACTGAGCAACATATTGACCGGAGCACCCGCGGCCCGGGCAGTATTCTATGTCTCTCCCGATGGCAAAGACACCTGGAGCGGGCACCTTCCTAAAGCAAATTCTCGGCGTACAGACGGTCCTTTTGCCAGTATTGAAAGAGCGCGGGATGCTGCGCGCCAGAAGGGCGGCCAGAATACGATCGCAATGGGCAATGGGGATTACTATCTTGCTGAACCGATAGTCTTCGATGCTCGCGATGCGGGCCTGATCATCGCGGCGAGGTGCAACGAGGCGCCGGTTCTGCACGGCGGCCCGATTGTGCGCAATTGGACGGCGCAGGCCGATGGTCGCTGGAAGGCGTCACTGAAGCTGCCTGCGGGCCGGGATGTGGGCGATCTTTTCGTCAGCGGCGCGCGCCAGATGCAGGCTCGCTTTCCCAACGCTCCACTCGATGGAGACCCGCGCAAAGGGTGGCTTTTCGCGGCCAAGTGCACGCAGGACGACGATGAATGGCATGGTAACACGCGCTTTTGCTTCCATGCCGGCGATCTTCCGATCTCAAAAAATGCAGCAGGGCTTGTCGCCCACATCGTCGGTGGTTTTCACCCCGGCAGCCAGTGGGGCAGTGACACCCTCCCAGTGGTTTCAATCGACACCGCGAACCGGGCGATAAATACCCAAGGCACCAGCTATTTCTTCACCGCAGAAGGCAGCCGCTATTTCCTGACCGGGGCGGCGGCGCTGCTCGATGCGCCCGGGGAGTGGTGGTACGACCGAACCAAAGGTCAACTCGATTATATCCCGGCCGATGGACTACCAACAAGTTCTACGGCTGTGGCCGGCATCCTGCCGACCCTCTTCAGGCTGGATGGAGCCGACGGGATGGTTGTATCGGGGCTCCAGTTTCGGGATGGGGATCCGCGGGGCAGCGGCAAGTTCGGTACCGATACCAGAAGCTTTGGGGCCATACGGCTCGATCACTCGGACGGTGTTCGGCTGCTCGGCAACTCCATCGACAATGTCGGCGTCGGCATCCATGTTTCCGAGAGCAAAGATGTCTTGATTGCCGGCAACGTGATTGGAGATGTGGCTGGCAACGGGATTTACGTTGGCACGACCTATGGCAGCTTCGGCAAATCCGACGGTGCCATAATCCTGTCGAACCATATTCATGACATCGGAAGGGTTTACTTTGAAACCGCGGGGATATGGTTCCAGGCGACCGACAGTATCAGGATCGCTCATAACCTGGTCGAAAATACTGCGCAGTTCGGTATCGCCGGCGGCTCACTGTGGGGAGCACAAGACGCAGTCCACGACGCAGTCATCGAACATAACGAGATCCGCAATGCCAATCAGCAGACGGCAGATGGCGGTGCAATCAAGCTGATGGGCGAGCAGGCTGACCTCCTGAACAGCAGCATCCGCTACAATCTGGTCACCGGGACAGGTCAACTCATGAACAGGGCCGATGGGACGTTTTGGCCTCCCGGATATGAAAATATCAATGAATGGCCGACTCCCATTAGTTGGGCGATCTACACCGATGGCAAGGCCAGTGGTGTGCGCATCGAAGGAAATACGCTGTCGGACAATATATCGGCGATCGGCATCAACGGCGGCTGGAGCAACTTGGTGACCGGAAACGTTATCACGCACGGATCGGGCGCGGCTTTTCGCGTTGATGACGGTACGGGCAGGGGTTGGCGTCCGTCATGGGCACGTCCTAATCGTATCGAGAGCAATATCGTGTCGATCGACGGTAGCAACGGGCTTGCAGCCTATGTCTACGCTCCTGACCATGGGCCTGGATACGTGCAGTTCGCGAATAACCGCTACGCCGGCAATTTGAACGACAAGAGCTTCCGAATACATCCCGGGATCATGCCTTCGGGAGAATTTGGCAGTTTACAGGATCTTCAGAAGGCTGGGGCGGACACCGAAAGCGTAGTCGCGCGGCCCGAGTAA
- a CDS encoding O-antigen ligase family protein: MRAYTLRIANGPTVSWRAIECWGAGLCLFLQTGALFPLMLADADGGLSDHAKSMLRLLCLPVYGFTLLMLARNFPQFLTALKRNWLVPLMVAMPFVSVFWSVGPSTTLRRAIGLLFTVLLAYVLAIRFTPRQLLLIAFATFGACIVLSLLIFLVSPGLARMPTDSAMRGIFIHKNSLGWYAGMMILVSTAVAMDSNRGLRRTALILLAAGGACLFLSGSMTATIATVSAYCLIGFYSMLQRIRGIGRIVFILFFFQMFVGILLLLHEFLVPFLEALGKDATLTGRVPLWELVDGQIADHLLLGFGYQAFWTEANPEAWIIWSKIQWMAPHAHNGFRDTLLSFGISGMTLFALMLLQALRQGAALQCGDPHYGWLWLNVFMVVILVMNLTETIFLIQNDAIFILFTTAIIMFSLYEPVVTSTAPGRQLRVRARSRTAELQIS; the protein is encoded by the coding sequence ATGCGAGCGTATACGCTTAGGATAGCGAATGGGCCGACTGTCAGTTGGCGGGCAATAGAGTGCTGGGGCGCCGGCCTATGCCTTTTTCTTCAGACAGGCGCGCTTTTCCCGCTCATGCTGGCGGATGCCGACGGAGGCCTTAGCGATCATGCCAAGTCTATGTTGCGTCTGCTTTGTTTACCCGTATACGGGTTTACATTGCTGATGCTGGCACGAAATTTTCCGCAATTTCTCACCGCGCTCAAGCGAAATTGGCTTGTCCCGCTGATGGTCGCCATGCCCTTCGTGTCTGTCTTCTGGTCGGTTGGCCCGTCGACGACTCTCAGGCGTGCCATCGGCCTGCTCTTCACCGTACTTCTGGCTTATGTGTTGGCGATACGCTTTACACCAAGGCAGTTACTTCTCATTGCATTTGCGACCTTCGGAGCATGTATCGTCCTCAGCCTGTTGATTTTTCTAGTATCACCGGGGCTCGCTCGCATGCCCACGGACAGCGCGATGCGCGGCATATTCATCCACAAGAACAGCCTTGGTTGGTACGCCGGCATGATGATACTGGTGTCGACCGCCGTCGCAATGGACAGCAACCGAGGATTGCGGCGAACCGCTTTGATCTTGTTGGCGGCGGGCGGGGCTTGTCTCTTCCTTTCCGGATCGATGACCGCGACAATTGCGACGGTATCGGCATATTGCCTGATCGGGTTCTACTCCATGTTGCAGCGAATCCGTGGCATCGGTCGCATCGTCTTCATCCTGTTTTTCTTTCAAATGTTCGTCGGGATCCTCCTTTTGCTTCACGAATTCCTGGTCCCATTCCTTGAGGCGCTTGGCAAGGATGCCACTTTGACGGGCCGAGTGCCCTTGTGGGAGCTGGTCGATGGCCAGATCGCCGATCATCTGCTGCTCGGCTTCGGCTACCAAGCGTTTTGGACAGAAGCGAATCCCGAAGCCTGGATTATCTGGTCAAAGATCCAATGGATGGCTCCTCACGCTCATAATGGATTCCGCGATACGCTGCTGAGCTTCGGAATAAGCGGAATGACTTTGTTCGCTCTGATGCTTTTGCAGGCACTCCGCCAAGGGGCGGCCCTCCAATGCGGGGACCCGCATTATGGCTGGCTCTGGCTGAACGTCTTCATGGTTGTGATTTTGGTGATGAACCTGACCGAGACAATCTTCCTGATCCAGAATGACGCGATTTTCATTCTGTTCACAACAGCCATCATCATGTTCTCTCTATATGAGCCTGTTGTTACTTCGACGGCCCCCGGCCGGCAATTGCGAGTACGGGCCCGCAGCAGAACGGCGGAGCTGCAAATCTCATGA
- a CDS encoding glycosyltransferase family 2 protein has protein sequence MERPTISVLINNYNYGRFVARAIDSALSQQASNVEIIVVDDGSSDQSRSVLDGYDKRVKVLFQENQGQAAAINAAVKLSSGDILCFLDADDWWAPGKLSATAAAFQSNPQASLVYHRLQPTQNDGSPAFRPIPRTLCSGNLSPRLARSAGWWPFPMTSAIAVRRSAWDAAGDIPEQFRMSADAWLTGIYPFLGSVVALSDSLGFYRIHNNNWYRPVDDAAMLRKRMAHWQATVEATNRFLSAHDLAGRLRLTDHYPYRVASAKLQGADTRTRFSLAVEGLFFAGEPNLLRRTRDALRTAYDLPRLGQDVGVSESAG, from the coding sequence ATGGAGCGGCCCACAATCAGCGTCCTTATCAATAACTACAACTACGGTCGCTTCGTTGCCCGGGCAATTGACAGCGCCTTGAGCCAACAGGCGTCCAATGTCGAGATAATCGTCGTCGACGACGGCTCGAGCGACCAGTCGCGCTCTGTTCTCGACGGCTATGACAAGCGGGTGAAGGTGCTCTTCCAGGAGAACCAGGGACAGGCCGCCGCCATAAATGCTGCTGTGAAGTTAAGCAGTGGCGACATCCTCTGTTTTCTCGATGCCGATGACTGGTGGGCGCCAGGCAAGCTGTCGGCAACCGCCGCTGCTTTCCAATCCAATCCTCAGGCATCGCTTGTCTATCACCGACTTCAGCCAACGCAGAACGATGGCTCACCAGCCTTCAGGCCGATCCCTCGGACCCTGTGTTCAGGAAATTTGTCGCCACGGCTCGCCAGATCGGCTGGTTGGTGGCCCTTCCCGATGACATCAGCCATCGCTGTAAGACGTAGCGCGTGGGATGCTGCAGGGGATATTCCCGAGCAGTTCCGCATGTCTGCCGATGCCTGGCTCACAGGCATCTATCCATTTCTGGGGAGCGTTGTCGCCTTGTCGGATTCACTCGGTTTCTATCGGATTCACAACAATAATTGGTATCGGCCAGTCGATGACGCCGCCATGCTGCGAAAGCGGATGGCCCATTGGCAGGCTACCGTTGAAGCGACGAACCGGTTTCTTTCCGCGCACGATCTGGCGGGAAGGCTGCGTCTGACTGATCACTATCCGTACCGGGTCGCCTCAGCCAAGCTGCAGGGCGCCGATACACGCACCCGGTTCAGCCTTGCTGTGGAAGGGCTCTTTTTCGCCGGAGAACCAAACTTGCTGAGGCGGACGCGTGATGCATTGCGCACAGCCTACGACTTGCCTCGACTTGGTCAGGATGTCGGCGTGTCGGAGTCAGCGGGATGA
- a CDS encoding glycosyltransferase family 4 protein has translation MKALLLVSELEDYTISFASGVARHAHVVLAVPRRRYAHLASWIDPAVDLHLMDWPRHRSLSNPWFLHQLTRLIRQERPNVIHLLSNSTLWLNFAAPFWRPIPIVTTVHDVEVHPGDSDTRTLPAWAPQLMVRQSGHVVVHGEGLKQMVLERYSKSPDCVHVLSHPAIHRYAELARRHKMARRGADGTLRVLLFGRIFAYKGLEHLIRAEAMLKDLLPNLRITVAGRGDDPWIFEPLMGDAVRYDIRNRFIEDMEVAQLFLDADIVVLPYTEASQSGVLNLAAAFGKPVIVTDVGELRATVLPNGLGMVVPPGDVEQLAIAIRTLAENSELRSSFGINALAWATGPNSPQQVGAQAAAVYRKVIGAC, from the coding sequence ATGAAGGCACTGCTGCTGGTTTCCGAACTGGAAGACTACACCATCTCCTTCGCTAGCGGCGTTGCGCGACATGCGCACGTCGTCCTAGCGGTTCCGCGCAGGCGCTACGCACACCTTGCTTCATGGATCGATCCGGCTGTCGATCTGCACCTCATGGACTGGCCAAGGCACCGCTCGCTCTCCAATCCCTGGTTCCTGCACCAACTCACGCGTCTTATCCGGCAGGAGCGGCCGAACGTCATTCACCTTCTGAGCAACTCGACGCTCTGGTTGAACTTCGCCGCGCCGTTCTGGCGTCCGATCCCGATCGTGACCACCGTCCATGACGTGGAAGTGCATCCCGGCGATTCCGACACCCGTACGCTGCCCGCCTGGGCTCCCCAATTGATGGTGCGGCAATCGGGTCATGTCGTCGTCCATGGCGAAGGGCTGAAACAAATGGTCCTCGAGCGATATTCAAAATCGCCTGATTGTGTCCATGTCCTGTCGCATCCCGCCATTCATCGCTACGCGGAGCTCGCTCGGCGGCACAAGATGGCGCGGCGCGGCGCAGATGGAACTTTGCGCGTTCTGCTTTTCGGACGGATTTTTGCTTACAAGGGATTGGAGCATCTGATCCGTGCCGAGGCGATGCTCAAGGACCTGCTCCCCAATCTACGCATCACGGTGGCAGGCCGCGGCGATGATCCGTGGATCTTCGAGCCCCTTATGGGGGACGCCGTCCGCTATGATATTCGCAACCGCTTTATCGAGGATATGGAGGTCGCCCAGCTCTTTCTGGATGCCGACATCGTTGTCCTTCCCTATACGGAAGCCTCTCAAAGCGGAGTCCTCAATCTTGCCGCGGCATTTGGCAAACCGGTTATCGTGACTGATGTCGGCGAATTGCGAGCCACCGTTCTGCCAAACGGACTGGGAATGGTGGTTCCACCCGGGGATGTGGAACAGCTCGCGATAGCCATACGGACACTGGCGGAAAACAGCGAGCTCAGAAGCAGCTTCGGGATCAACGCGCTCGCATGGGCTACAGGTCCGAATTCGCCTCAACAGGTCGGAGCACAGGCTGCGGCCGTTTATCGTAAGGTGATCGGGGCATGCTGA
- a CDS encoding glycosyltransferase family 4 protein — MLMNALTDGNRVATRNAAATVRHYVPGGCENGGGIGRLVGYISNTAKEAGETHLVTDTRGPRWSSVASPMRLLGAVLMMAKDRIVAPARIHHIHVAGRGSTARKLILTEAARLLGCSHILHLHDYDYATDFAARSPRQQMLVRRMFQHADQVVALGQRDRITLTTLLGVEERRVVVIGNCVPDPGPRNVHVGEMPLIIFLGRLSERKGVQELLLALSHPIMKELRWRAVLAGDGPVEDYRRQAAAMGLSDLVKMPGWLGADEAQALCTRADILVLPSHAEGLAMAVVEGLAHGLAVVTTRVGAHGEVISDGETGVFVPVGDKDALAAALAKLVTDPKVRNYLSAKARAHYLNNFSMKAYMRSLDKLYDAISAQPQTTAGER, encoded by the coding sequence ATGCTGATGAACGCGCTCACGGATGGGAATCGGGTAGCGACGCGCAACGCAGCAGCAACCGTCCGCCACTACGTCCCGGGTGGTTGCGAAAACGGTGGCGGAATTGGCAGGCTCGTCGGATACATATCGAACACGGCGAAGGAGGCCGGCGAAACACACCTCGTCACCGACACCAGAGGGCCTCGGTGGTCCTCAGTTGCGTCGCCTATGCGCCTGCTCGGCGCCGTCTTGATGATGGCAAAGGATCGGATAGTTGCTCCGGCACGCATTCACCATATTCATGTCGCGGGTCGCGGCAGCACCGCAAGAAAACTGATCCTGACCGAGGCTGCCCGTCTCCTCGGATGCTCTCACATATTGCACCTGCACGACTACGACTACGCGACCGACTTTGCCGCACGCTCGCCACGTCAACAAATGCTTGTACGCCGGATGTTCCAACATGCCGACCAGGTCGTGGCACTGGGCCAGCGCGACCGCATCACGCTAACGACGCTTCTCGGCGTAGAAGAGCGCCGCGTAGTCGTCATCGGCAATTGTGTTCCCGACCCCGGGCCGCGCAATGTTCATGTCGGCGAGATGCCGTTGATCATATTTCTCGGCCGGCTGAGCGAACGTAAAGGCGTTCAGGAGCTTCTGCTTGCCTTAAGTCATCCGATCATGAAAGAACTCCGGTGGCGAGCCGTGCTGGCAGGCGATGGACCTGTGGAAGACTACCGGCGCCAGGCTGCCGCCATGGGGCTTTCAGATCTGGTGAAAATGCCGGGCTGGCTTGGCGCCGACGAGGCCCAAGCGCTGTGTACACGGGCAGATATCCTGGTCTTACCTTCGCATGCCGAGGGCTTGGCAATGGCTGTGGTCGAAGGGCTTGCCCATGGGCTCGCCGTCGTCACCACGCGCGTCGGCGCGCATGGCGAAGTCATCTCCGATGGTGAAACCGGCGTCTTCGTACCTGTCGGAGACAAGGATGCCCTGGCTGCGGCGCTGGCTAAGCTCGTCACCGACCCGAAAGTCCGCAACTATCTGTCGGCCAAGGCCCGTGCTCATTATCTCAACAATTTCAGTATGAAGGCTTACATGCGATCGCTGGACAAACTCTACGACGCTATCTCCGCGCAACCTCAAACAACGGCTGGTGAACGATGA